Proteins found in one Oryza glaberrima chromosome 4, OglaRS2, whole genome shotgun sequence genomic segment:
- the LOC127770251 gene encoding uncharacterized protein LOC127770251, whose translation MSSRLCVKNLPKGADEGRLREVFSRKGEVTDAKVIRTKDGKSRQFAFVGFRTNEEAEEALKYFNNTYIDTCKITCEVARKIGDPEAPRPWSRHSLKKPEYNSKDKTKTGDVSAPLKSSKGQKVSDDVGGSKGSAASDPKFQEFLEVMQPRSKAKMWANDTMGTLDASAKDSMVVSEKPEKPQKNVPVSENDSSSGDSSDEEMANDQSESDDSSSEEASEELKIESKQGKDMTDMDFFKSKIKKNWSDSESDEDSGDQSDHSTDDEDSSDESHDADEKDEIAHQKDSLNLKKNVDKEMTLEGSTVQEAGNSDNEEVENLDSQLKEDDNQEKEDEEAALITDEKKLALETGRIFFCNLPYATTECDLVELCSQYGDVDQARIVVDKTTKLSTGRGYVLFSLPDSAVRALELDNSSFQGRLLRVKAAKPLNNKKIESSYEEKKMSLKQQKLDQRKASEISGDTRAWNSFYMRQDTVAENIARKNGISKSELLDREADDLAVRIALGETHVIAETKKYLSRSGVNVAALEELASKRNEKFKRSNHVILVKNLPYSSCEEDLATMFRKHGSLDKIILPPTRVFALVVFVEATEARHAFKKLLYTRYKDTPLYLEWAPENILSPTSAPVEDDEKDVVGDRIVTKAIVEQTVEGVSAEEIDPDRVESRSVFVKNLNFKTSDESLKQHFSTKLKSGSLKSATVKKHIKNGKNVSMGFGFVEFDSVETATSVCKDLQGTVLDGHALILQLCHGRKDGQTKKNEKDKSSTKLLVRNVAFEATEKDLRQLFSPFGQIKSLRLPMKFGSHRGFAFVEFVTKQEAQNALQALASTHLYGRHLVIERAKEGETLEELRARTAAQFVDEQSGFQRLSKKRKQTSLVDEGSVKFSRIVE comes from the exons AT GTCGTCGCGGCTGTGCGTGAAGAACCTGCCCAAGGGCGCCGACGAGGGGCGGCTGCGGGAGGTGTTCTCGCGGAAGGGGGAGGTCACCGACGCCAAGGTCATCCGCACCAA GGATGGAAAGAGCAGGCAATTTGCATTCGTTGGTTTCAGAACTaacgaggaggcggaggaagcACTCAAGTATTTCAACAACACATACATCGACACTTGTAAGATCACCTGCGAG GTTGCTCGTAAGATTGGTGATCCTGAAGCTCCTCGCCCTTGGAGCCGTCATTCTTTAAAGAAGCCTGAATATAATAGCAAAGACAAGACTAAGACTGGAGATGTTAGTGCACCACTCAAAAGTTCCAAGGGCCAAAAAGTATCTGATGATGTGGGAGGTTCTAAAGGCAGTGCCGCTAGTGATCCCAAGTTCCAAGAGTTTCTTGAGGTTATGCAGCCCCGCTCAAAAGCAAAGATGTGGGCTAATGATACGATGGGTACCCTTGATGCTTCTGCCAAGGATAGCATGGTAGTTAGTGAAAAGCCTGAGAAACCTCAGAAGAATGTTCCAGTTTCTGAGAATGACTCATCTTCTGGAGATTCTTCTGATGAGGAAATGGCGAATGATCAGTCAGAATCTGATGATTCCTCCTCAGAAGAGGCTTCAGAAGAGCTAAAAATAGAAAGTAAACAAGGCAAAGATATGACAGATATGGACTTCTTTAAGAgtaaaatcaagaaaaattgGTCAGATTCAGAATCTGACGAAGATTCTGGTGATCAATCGGACCACAGCACTGATGATGAAGACTCATCTGATGAATCACACGATGCAGATGAAAAGGATGAAATAGCTCATCAGAAGGATAGTCtgaacttgaaaaaaaatgtagataAGGAAATGACTCTGGAAGGCTCTACTGTGCAAGAGGCGGGAAACTCTGACAACGAAGAGGTTGAAAATCTTGACAGCCAACTAAAAGAAGATGACAATCAAGAAAAGGAAGATGAAGAAGCTGCTTTAATTACTGACGAGAAGAAGTTGGCACTGGAGACTGGCCGTATATTTTTCTGCAATCTTCCATATGCAACTAC TGAATGTGATTTAGTGGAGCTGTGTAGCCAATATGGTGATGTTGATCAAGCACGTATTGTCGTTGATAAAACCACAAAGCTATCAACTGGAAGAGGTTATGTGCTCTTTAGCCTTCCAGACTCAGCAGTCAG GGCACTTGAATTGGACAACTCAAGTTTTCAGGGGCGACTTTTGCGTGTTAAGGCTGCTAAGCCACTAAATAATAAAAAGATTGA atcTAGTTAcgaagagaagaaaatgagtCTCAAACAACAAAAGTTGGATCAGAGGAAAGCTTCTGAAATCAGTGGGGATACGAGAGCTTGGAACAGCTTTTATATGCGCCAAGATACT GTTGCTGAAAACATAGCAAGGAAGAATGGAATCAGTAAAAGTGAATTACTTGATAGAGAAGCAGATGACCTTGCTGTTCGTATTGCTCTTGGTGAGACACATGTCATTGCAGAGACCAAGAAATATTTATCAAGGTCTGGAGTTAATGTTGCTGCATTGGAAGAGCTTGCTTCCAAAAGAAATGAGAAGTTTAAAAGAAGCAACCATGTGATATTGGTAAAGAACTTGCCATATAGTTCTTGTGAGGAAGATCTTGCCACAATGTTTCGCAAACATGGAAGCCTGGATAAAATCATCCTCCCTCCAACCAGAGTGTTTGCCTTG GTAGTTTTTGTTGAAGCGACAGAAGCTCGGCATGCTTTCAAAAAGTTACTGTACACAAGATACAA GGATACTCCACTGTATTTGGAGTGGGCACCTGAAAATATTTTATCTCCCACCTCAGCACCTGTGGAAGATGATGAGAAGGATGTTGTTGGTGACAGGATTGTTACTAAAGCAATTGTAGAGCAAACTGTGGAAGGAGTGAGTGCTGAAGAGATTGATCCTGACAGGGTGGAG TCGCGATCTGTATTTGTCaagaatttgaatttcaagACATCGGATGAATCCTTGAAGCAGCATTTCAGCACAAAATTGAAGAGTGGAAGTCTTAAAAGTGCAACG GTTAAGAAGCACATTAAGAATGGCAAGAATGTTTCGATGGGATTTGGCTTTGTTGAGTTCGACTCAGTTGAAACTGCAACCAGTGTCTGCAAGGATCTACAG GGAACGGTTTTGGATGGACATGCTTTGATCTTGCAACTGTGTCATGGGAGAAAAGATGGTCAGActaagaaaaatgaaaaggatAAGAGTTCAACAAAACTCCTCGTGCGGAATGTAGCATTTGAAGCAACTGAAAAGGACTTGCGGCAATTATTTAGCCCATTTGGCCAG ATCAAAAGCCTCAGACTGCCTATGAAGTTTGGGAGTCACAGGGGTTTCGCATTTGTTGAATTCGTCACAAAGCAAGAGGCGCAGAACGCTCTCCAAGCACTTGCGAGCACTCATCTCTACGGGCGACATTTG GTGATCGAGCGAGCTAAGGAAGGAGAGACTCTTGAAGAACTACGAGCGAGGACCGCTGCTCAGTTTGTTGATGAACAGAGTGGTTTCCAGAGGCTATCCAAGAAGAGAAAGCAAACCAGCCTTGTGGACGAAGGCTCTGTTAAGTTTTCAAGGATAGTAGAATAG
- the LOC127770253 gene encoding uncharacterized protein LOC127770253, whose amino-acid sequence MAKSLRSKREKRLRTLRREIAQPFYDKKEAAKLAAQAAALEAPALPVRAPPPPSKDSGGSRAASSSASAMDVEMADEGNNKSKSFLKPIGSISKKKVQLHLKIKKDKRKARKKGRFSKK is encoded by the exons atGGCGAAGTCGCTGCGGTCGAAGCGGGAGAAGCGGCTGCGCACGCTGCGGCGGGAGATCGCGCAGCCCTTCTACGACAAGAAGGAGGCGGCCAAACTCGCCGCGCAGGCCGCCGCGCTCGAGGCGCCCGCGCTGCCGGtccgcgcgcctccgccgccgtccaaGGATTCCGGCggctcccgcgccgcctccagctCGGCATCGGCCATGG ACGTTGAGATGGCGGATGAAGGAAATAACAAGTCCAAGTCCTTCTTGAAGCCAATTGGTAGCATTAGCAAGAAGAAGGTACAACTTCACTTGAAGATCaagaaagataaaagaaaagctAGGAAGAAGGGGAGGTTTAGTAAAAAGTAG
- the LOC127770252 gene encoding vacuolar-sorting receptor 7-like — translation MAMARRLAAALCLAVAAVSVAVATARFVVEKNSVKVLSPRSLRGRHEAAIANYGVPDYGGTLTGVVVYPADARLADGCRPFGEAAAKALRSRSRRPVVLLVDRGGCYFALKTWHAQLAGAAAVLVADGVDEPLLTMDSPEEETPDMAFLANITVPSALVTKQFGDALRAAASAADDEVVVRLDWRESMPHPDERVEYELWTNSNDECGPRCDEQAAFVGAFRGHAQLLEKRGYALFTPHYITWFCPDAFLETTQCKAQCVNRGRYCAPDPDGDLAAGYSGRDVVLENLRQLCVHRVANARNASWLWWDYVADYHLRCSMKGDHYTRRCADDVAKSLGLPMDLIDECMGDPDADVENDVLKTEQIVQVGHGTRGDVTILPTLVINNVQYRGKLESTSVLKAICAGFKESTEPDVCLTPEMETDECLNNNGGCWRDEKTNITACKDTFRGRICQCPVVDGVQYQGDGYTHCKAVGPGRCAMNNGGCWKGTRDGKTFSACSDSDLSGCKCPPGFKGDGLHCEDVDECSEKLACSCPHCSCKNTWGSFDCSCHGNNLMYIKAEDTCIAKNMSAFGWLVTTLVLSCLAGAGVAGYVFYKYRLRRYMDSEVMAIMSQYMPLEGQNGERLPLREEAQVEHA, via the exons ATGGCAATGGCGaggaggctcgccgccgcgctgtgtCTCGCGGTGGCCGCGGTGAGCGTGGccgtggcgacggcgaggttcGTGGTGGAGAAGAACAGCGTGAAGGTGCTGTCGCCGCGGTCGCTGCGGGGGCGGCACGAGGCGGCGATCGCCAACTACGGCGTGCCGGACTACGGTGGCACGCTCACCGGCGTGGTTGTGTACCCGGCGGACGCGAGGCTGGCCGACGGGTGCAGGCCgttcggcgaggcggcggcgaaggcgctcAGGTCGCGGTCGCGCCGCCCCGTCGTGCTCCTCGTCGACCGCGGCGGCTGCTACTTCGCGCTCAAGACGTGGCACGcgcagctcgccggcgcggcggccgtgctggtggcggacggcgtcgacgagccGCTGCTCACGATGGACAGCCCCGAGGAGGAGACCCCCGACATGGCGTTCCTCGCCAACATCACCGTCCCGTCGGCGCTCGTCACCAAGCAGTTCGGCgacgccctccgcgccgccgcctccgccgccgacgacgaggtggtGGTGCGGCTGGACTGGCGCGAGTCGATGCCGCACCCGGACGAGCGCGTCGAGTACGAGCTCTGGACGAACAGCAACGACGAGTGCGGGCCGCGGTGCGACGAGCAGGCGGCGTTCGTCGGCGCGTTCCGCGGCCACGCGCAGCTGCTGGAGAAGCGCGGCTACGCGCTGTTCACGCCGCACTACATCACCTGGTTCTGCCCCGACGCGTTCCTGGAGACGACGCAGTGCAAGGCGCAGTGCGTCAACCGCGGCCGCTACTGCGCCCCCGACCCcgacggcgacctcgccgccggctactCCGGCCGCGACGTCGTGCTCGAGAACCTCAGGCAGCTCTGCGTCCACCGCGTCGCCAACGCGCGCAACGCCTCCTGGCTCTGGTGGGACTACGTCGCCGACTACCACCTCCGCTGCTCCATGAAGGGCGACCACTACACCCGCCGCtgcgccgacgacgtcgccaaGTCGCTCG GTTTGCCGATGGATTTGATCGACGAGTGCATGGGGGATCCCGACGCCGACGTCGAGAACGACGTGCTCAAGACGGAGCAGATTGTTCAG GTTGGACATGGCACCAGAGGGGATGTGACGATCTTGCCGACGCTGGTGATCAACAATGTGCAGTACCGGG GCAAATTGGAGAGCACTTCGGTTCTCAAGGCGATTTGTGCTGGATTCAAGGAGTCCACTGAGCCTGATGTCTGCCTGACACCAG AAATGGAGACTGACGAGTGCCTGAACAACAATGGCGGCTGCTGGCGAGACGAGAAGACCAACATCACTGCCTGCAAG GACACTTTCAGGGGAAGAATTTGCCAGTGCCCTGTAGTTGATGGTGTTCAGTACCAAGGAGACGGCTACACCCACTGCAAAG CGGTCGGACCAGGGCGGTGCGCGATGAACAACGGTGGCTGCTGGAAGGGGACGAGAGACGGCAAGACGTTCTCTGCTTGCTCG GATTCAGACTTGAGTGGGTGCAAGTGCCCACCTGGGTTCAAGGGCGACGGGCTCCATTGCGAAG ACGTCGACGAGTGCAGCGAGAAGCTGGCGTGCTCCTGCCCTCACTGCTCCTGCAAGAACACATGGGGTTCGTTCGACTGCAGCTGCCATGGCAACAACCTGATGTACATCAAGGCTGAAGACACCTGCATTG CGAAGAACATGTCGGCGTTTGGGTGGCTGGTGACGACGCTGGTGCTGTcctgcctcgccggcgccggcgtcgccggaTACGTGTTCTACAAGTACAGGCTCAGG AGGTACATGGATTCAGAGGTGATGGCGATCATGTCGCAGTACATGCCTCTCGAGGGCCAGAACGGCGAGAGGCTGCCGCTGAGAGAGGAGGCCCAGGTTGAGCATGCTTAG